A window from Deltaproteobacteria bacterium encodes these proteins:
- a CDS encoding long-chain-fatty-acid--CoA ligase: MLIGELLTRAATWYPDKTASVFEDKRFTYREFNDRARSLANALLDMGVKKDERVALICHNSHYYAESVFAIAKIGAVSTNLNWRLSGRELASLIKDSGAAVVLFSKRFEHLFAPMREQAPGTVRYIAIEGKIDDDMIDYEDLISRYPSVEPDVDIDENDTVLQLYTSGTTGRPKGVMLTHRNMLSNAVNTIIEMEITRDTNVLGFLPIFHIAIFMLMNLVYVGATATYVHSFDIDLILSLIEREKLNTTAFTPVIFKFLLDHPTLDNYDLSSLTKIIYATAPMPVDLLKRAMEKFKCDFIQLFGMTETSPALSILIPEDHVLEGPEYKMRRLASCGRPIINVDVKVVDNEGNECPPGVVGEFIGRGDNVMKGYHNMPEATAEAIRDGWYHTGDMGYRDEYGYLYIADRKTDMIISGGENIYPREVEEAIGKMPGVLDVAVIGVPDEAWGESVKAVIVAAPGAGLTEEMVIEHCKSMIASYKKPKSVDFVDMLPRNALGKIQKEVLRAQYWEGRERKV; encoded by the coding sequence ATGCTTATCGGTGAGCTACTGACCAGGGCAGCCACATGGTATCCCGACAAGACAGCAAGCGTCTTCGAGGACAAACGATTTACCTACCGGGAGTTCAATGATCGTGCCAGATCTCTCGCGAACGCGCTTCTCGACATGGGTGTTAAAAAAGATGAACGGGTAGCCCTCATCTGCCACAATTCTCACTATTACGCCGAGTCCGTCTTCGCGATCGCCAAGATCGGCGCCGTTTCGACGAACCTCAACTGGCGTCTTTCCGGCAGGGAACTGGCCTCTCTGATAAAGGATTCAGGGGCCGCCGTCGTCCTTTTTTCAAAACGGTTCGAGCATCTCTTCGCCCCCATGAGGGAGCAGGCCCCCGGGACCGTCCGGTATATCGCCATTGAGGGAAAGATCGATGACGACATGATCGATTATGAAGATCTGATCTCACGCTATCCCTCTGTTGAACCTGACGTCGACATCGATGAGAACGATACGGTGCTGCAGCTTTACACGAGCGGGACCACGGGCCGCCCCAAGGGGGTCATGCTCACCCACAGGAACATGCTGTCCAATGCGGTCAATACCATAATCGAGATGGAGATCACCCGGGACACGAACGTGCTCGGGTTTCTGCCCATATTCCACATCGCCATCTTCATGCTCATGAACCTGGTGTATGTGGGCGCCACGGCGACCTACGTCCACAGTTTCGATATCGATCTGATCCTCTCGCTCATTGAGCGGGAAAAGCTGAACACCACCGCCTTCACCCCGGTCATCTTCAAATTTCTCCTGGACCATCCCACGCTGGACAACTATGACCTCAGCTCCCTTACAAAGATCATTTACGCCACGGCGCCGATGCCCGTCGACCTTTTGAAGCGCGCCATGGAAAAATTCAAGTGTGATTTCATCCAGCTCTTCGGCATGACCGAAACGAGTCCGGCGCTCAGCATCCTGATCCCCGAGGACCATGTCCTGGAAGGCCCCGAATATAAAATGAGGAGGCTTGCTTCCTGCGGCAGACCGATCATCAACGTTGACGTGAAGGTGGTTGATAACGAGGGAAACGAATGCCCTCCCGGGGTGGTAGGGGAATTCATCGGGAGAGGCGACAATGTCATGAAGGGATACCACAACATGCCCGAAGCCACCGCCGAGGCGATCCGGGACGGATGGTATCATACCGGTGACATGGGCTACCGGGATGAATACGGGTACCTCTACATCGCCGACCGGAAAACGGACATGATCATCTCCGGTGGCGAGAACATCTACCCCCGGGAAGTGGAGGAGGCCATCGGCAAGATGCCGGGTGTCCTCGACGTTGCCGTCATCGGCGTTCCCGATGAGGCATGGGGGGAATCGGTGAAAGCCGTCATCGTCGCCGCTCCGGGTGCCGGACTGACCGAAGAAATGGTCATCGAACACTGCAAGTCGATGATCGCCAGTTACAAGAAGCCCAAAAGCGTCGATTTCGTCGATATGCTCCCCAGGAACGCGCTGGGAAAGATACAGAAGGAGGTTCTCAGGGCACAATACTGGGAAGGGAGAGAACGAAAAGTGTAA
- a CDS encoding AMP-binding protein has translation MNEALAANLMRRIAFGDSLRRTTRRYRTKEALVCGEQRLTYEQLNEKANRFANALLDMNLAKGSVVAFTSLNCLEFFIALCGTAKAGMIFLPLNPFFKTEEMTFSVNNAEAAVFIFDGLLHSLFTESLTKFETVRHVIAFNRPSEEFEDFHSILEKGSPEEPEVIIDDNDVLLMLYTGGTTRFPRAAQLTHLNIFCVVSSVLIDLPATCHDTSIAVLPLFHVAACAYSLMGLFVGSTIVIQPQLDMKLIMETIEREKVTQIVLLPPLYRQMLDHPDFGKYDLSSLRMATYIAAVMPEDLLREIMEKICPNLSLMFGQTEMSPSVSVFKPEDQLTKMKSLGNSTVHVEIAVMDDDGNLLPPGEIGEFVYRAPTMTKGYYKNGEENEKAFKYGWFHSGDVGYLDKDNYVYFVDRKKDMIKTGGENVASIEVEKTIYLDTRVQEVHVLGLPHERWIEAITAFVTPKPGETITEEEILSLCKSKMVGFKVPKKVVFLDEMPRSAVGKVLKYKIKEAYSDLYAGER, from the coding sequence ATGAATGAAGCATTGGCGGCAAATTTGATGCGCAGGATAGCATTCGGTGACTCTCTCAGGAGAACGACACGAAGATATCGTACCAAGGAGGCCCTCGTCTGCGGCGAGCAGCGGCTCACCTACGAGCAGTTGAACGAGAAAGCGAACCGGTTCGCCAATGCCCTTCTGGACATGAACCTTGCCAAGGGCTCCGTCGTCGCCTTCACATCCCTGAATTGTCTTGAATTCTTCATCGCCCTCTGTGGCACGGCAAAGGCGGGTATGATATTCCTGCCGCTGAACCCGTTCTTCAAAACCGAGGAGATGACCTTTTCCGTCAACAATGCCGAGGCCGCGGTCTTCATATTCGACGGCCTGCTCCACTCTCTTTTCACGGAATCACTGACAAAATTCGAGACGGTGCGACACGTCATCGCCTTCAACCGGCCCTCGGAAGAATTTGAAGATTTCCATTCGATCCTCGAAAAAGGTTCCCCGGAGGAACCGGAGGTCATCATCGACGACAACGATGTTCTTCTCATGCTGTATACGGGCGGGACGACCCGGTTCCCCCGGGCCGCGCAGCTCACCCACCTCAACATATTCTGTGTGGTCAGCAGCGTGCTCATCGACCTGCCCGCCACCTGTCATGACACATCGATCGCCGTGCTGCCCCTGTTCCACGTCGCTGCCTGCGCGTACAGCCTGATGGGGCTCTTTGTGGGCAGCACGATCGTCATACAGCCCCAGTTGGACATGAAATTGATCATGGAAACCATCGAACGGGAGAAGGTCACGCAGATCGTCCTGCTGCCGCCCCTGTACCGCCAGATGCTGGACCATCCGGATTTCGGAAAATACGACCTTTCATCGCTGCGAATGGCCACTTACATAGCGGCGGTCATGCCCGAAGACCTGCTGAGGGAAATCATGGAAAAGATCTGCCCCAACCTGAGCCTCATGTTCGGCCAGACAGAGATGTCTCCCTCGGTCTCCGTTTTCAAGCCCGAAGATCAACTGACCAAAATGAAATCCCTGGGAAATTCGACGGTACACGTTGAGATCGCCGTCATGGACGACGACGGCAATCTCCTGCCGCCGGGAGAAATAGGCGAATTCGTCTACCGGGCGCCGACAATGACGAAAGGATATTACAAGAACGGCGAAGAGAACGAAAAGGCCTTCAAATACGGATGGTTTCACAGCGGGGACGTGGGGTACCTGGATAAGGACAATTACGTGTACTTCGTGGACCGTAAAAAGGACATGATCAAGACCGGCGGTGAAAACGTGGCTTCCATCGAGGTGGAAAAGACCATCTATCTCGATACGCGCGTGCAGGAAGTACATGTCCTCGGGCTGCCGCACGAACGCTGGATCGAGGCCATCACGGCCTTTGTCACGCCCAAACCGGGAGAGACAATAACGGAAGAAGAGATCCTTTCGCTGTGTAAAAGCAAAATGGTGGGGTTCAAGGTACCGAAAAAGGTCGTCTTCCTCGATGAAATGCCCCGCTCGGCCGTGGGAAAGGTACTGAAGTACAAGATAAAGGAAGCGTACAGCGATCTCTATGCCGGTGAGCGCTGA
- a CDS encoding transporter substrate-binding domain-containing protein: MSRNETLNFHRFPESLKSLTLAVFVVLAYLAGQSTSTAAVPVKVGIYQNAPKVYLDQQGRPAGFFPRILNAIAEKEGWELEYVPCVWNECLDMVEGGELDLMMDVAWSEKRAGRFDFNKEVVLGNWSRIYSRDGMVIHSVLDLDGKRIAVVKGSIQAVRLQDEARAYSILPTFVEVESFAKVFELVEKGEADAGIVNRLFGTQQMENFGLSETGVVLYPSRLMFIAPKKRGGDLLEGIDEHLKKLKKDQGSIYYTALEETMAPVEKPVSPALSLTVEEAAWLAEHPHITIAINQAWPPMDYVDTQGEPQGIGVGFIKALNARLNGRLKITALPWEQMYEGVKEKRIDALMDITPRPDREPFFNFTKPYVTIPHIIIARKDAPFYNTLSDLKSRTVGVERGFFIERVLREKYPGIRVELFNTTSDALDAVSKGTIDAYVGNRAVAMYIAEQELITNLKGHGKVEETISVNAIGVRKDWPILRDILQKALDDLGRDEVGSILRNWVIPQEGARVHLSPEEMSWLKAHPVLRVGHDIDWPPVEYLDDTGRFVGMSVDFVKLLGDIMGVTMEAVEPQSWQTTLEDIEAGSVDILASVTRTPQREGFLLFSRPYLSIPMVIVTGRSTPYIGGMDELARKKVAVVSGYASHDILQSRHPEIDLMPVKDLTSGLNAVVRHDADAFVGSLAAVSHVIGREGLSGLKVSGETPYTYKLSIGSRKDQPILAEIIQKALNAVTEEERNAIYKRWISVTYERRVDYGLLWKILLGAVLVVLVILYWNRRLRSEIGLRRKVEAELVEAKDAAESANRVKSAFLASMSHELRTPLNSIIGFTGIILNELAGPLNLEQKKQLRMIKGSTRHLLDLINDILDISKIEAGELEVSRETFDMRAAVTQVVDSLTPMAEQKGLSLSAEIAPDIGMLTSDERRVRQVLINLVNNAIKFTERGGVRINCRTSDSRVEVEVTDSGIGIKGEDMGRLFKPFQQLDSGLSRRYEGTGLGLSVCKRVLDMLGGTIQVKSIFGEGSTFTFTVPLHPEDEHDEKEDPDH; encoded by the coding sequence ATGAGCAGGAACGAGACATTGAATTTCCATCGTTTCCCGGAATCACTGAAATCGCTCACGCTGGCGGTCTTCGTAGTCCTGGCATATCTTGCCGGTCAATCAACTTCAACTGCAGCCGTCCCGGTCAAGGTCGGTATCTACCAGAACGCGCCCAAGGTCTATCTTGATCAGCAGGGCCGCCCGGCCGGTTTTTTCCCCCGGATCCTCAATGCTATCGCTGAAAAAGAAGGATGGGAGCTTGAATATGTTCCCTGTGTCTGGAACGAGTGCCTCGATATGGTCGAAGGCGGCGAACTCGATCTCATGATGGACGTCGCCTGGTCGGAAAAACGGGCGGGGCGGTTTGATTTCAACAAGGAGGTCGTGCTGGGGAACTGGTCCAGGATATATTCCCGGGACGGCATGGTGATTCATTCCGTCCTGGACCTGGACGGGAAGAGGATCGCCGTTGTCAAGGGGTCGATCCAGGCCGTCAGGTTGCAGGATGAGGCGCGGGCCTACAGTATCCTGCCGACCTTCGTGGAGGTGGAAAGCTTCGCAAAGGTCTTTGAACTGGTCGAAAAGGGCGAGGCGGACGCTGGGATCGTGAACCGTCTTTTCGGTACCCAGCAAATGGAAAATTTCGGTCTCAGTGAAACCGGTGTGGTCCTCTATCCATCGAGACTGATGTTCATTGCCCCCAAAAAACGGGGCGGTGACCTGCTCGAAGGGATCGACGAACACCTGAAAAAATTGAAAAAGGACCAGGGTTCCATATATTACACCGCCCTTGAAGAAACCATGGCGCCCGTGGAAAAGCCCGTCTCTCCGGCCCTGTCACTGACCGTCGAGGAGGCGGCCTGGCTTGCCGAACACCCGCATATCACGATTGCCATCAACCAGGCGTGGCCTCCCATGGATTACGTCGATACCCAGGGAGAACCGCAGGGTATCGGCGTTGGGTTTATAAAGGCGCTGAACGCCCGCCTGAACGGCAGATTGAAGATCACGGCCCTTCCCTGGGAACAGATGTATGAAGGGGTAAAGGAAAAACGGATCGATGCGCTCATGGACATCACGCCGCGGCCGGACCGCGAACCCTTCTTTAATTTCACGAAACCCTATGTTACCATCCCCCACATCATAATCGCCCGAAAGGACGCGCCTTTTTACAATACTCTTTCCGACCTGAAGAGCAGGACGGTCGGCGTGGAACGCGGTTTCTTCATAGAACGGGTGCTTCGAGAGAAATATCCCGGGATCAGGGTGGAACTGTTCAATACGACCAGTGACGCCCTGGATGCGGTTTCCAAGGGGACGATCGATGCCTATGTCGGTAATCGGGCCGTGGCCATGTACATTGCGGAACAGGAACTGATCACCAACCTGAAGGGCCACGGCAAGGTCGAGGAAACGATCTCCGTCAATGCCATAGGTGTCCGCAAGGACTGGCCCATTTTGAGAGATATACTGCAGAAGGCGCTGGATGACCTCGGCAGGGACGAGGTCGGCTCCATTCTCAGGAACTGGGTCATCCCCCAGGAAGGGGCCCGGGTCCATCTGTCGCCGGAGGAAATGTCCTGGCTCAAGGCTCATCCCGTTCTCCGTGTCGGCCATGACATCGATTGGCCTCCCGTTGAATACCTGGACGACACGGGGCGGTTTGTCGGGATGTCCGTGGATTTCGTGAAGTTGCTCGGTGACATTATGGGCGTCACAATGGAAGCCGTGGAGCCGCAAAGCTGGCAGACCACGCTGGAAGACATCGAGGCCGGTTCGGTCGATATTCTTGCCTCCGTGACACGCACACCCCAGCGTGAGGGATTTCTTCTTTTCAGCCGGCCTTATCTCAGTATTCCCATGGTGATCGTCACCGGCCGGAGCACCCCCTATATCGGCGGTATGGACGAGCTGGCGCGAAAGAAGGTCGCCGTCGTCAGCGGATACGCGAGTCATGATATTTTACAGTCCCGGCACCCGGAGATCGATCTGATGCCGGTGAAGGACCTTACATCGGGACTCAATGCGGTCGTTCGTCATGACGCGGATGCCTTCGTCGGCAGCCTCGCGGCCGTCAGTCATGTGATCGGCCGTGAAGGCCTGTCGGGCCTCAAGGTCTCCGGTGAGACCCCGTACACCTATAAACTCTCCATCGGCTCCCGCAAGGATCAGCCGATCCTGGCGGAGATCATACAGAAAGCGCTCAACGCCGTCACCGAGGAAGAGCGCAACGCGATCTACAAGCGGTGGATATCGGTGACCTATGAGCGCAGGGTTGATTACGGCCTGTTGTGGAAGATCCTCCTCGGCGCGGTCCTGGTGGTCCTGGTGATCCTCTACTGGAACCGCCGCCTGAGAAGCGAAATAGGGCTTCGCCGGAAGGTCGAAGCAGAGCTGGTGGAAGCGAAAGATGCCGCCGAATCCGCCAATCGGGTAAAAAGCGCCTTCCTGGCCAGCATGTCCCATGAGCTGCGCACGCCGCTCAACTCCATTATCGGGTTTACCGGTATCATTCTTAACGAGCTTGCGGGACCCTTGAACCTGGAGCAGAAAAAACAGTTGCGGATGATCAAGGGAAGCACCCGACATCTGCTGGATCTTATCAATGATATATTGGATATTTCAAAGATCGAGGCGGGCGAACTGGAGGTCTCCCGTGAAACGTTCGATATGCGCGCCGCCGTCACCCAGGTCGTTGACTCACTGACGCCGATGGCCGAACAGAAAGGCCTTTCGCTCTCGGCGGAGATCGCGCCGGATATCGGGATGCTGACCAGTGATGAACGCCGTGTCCGGCAGGTCCTCATCAACCTGGTGAACAACGCCATCAAGTTCACCGAAAGGGGGGGCGTAAGGATCAACTGCCGCACCAGTGATTCCCGTGTGGAGGTTGAAGTGACCGACAGCGGGATCGGCATTAAGGGTGAAGACATGGGCAGGCTCTTCAAGCCGTTCCAGCAACTCGACAGCGGTTTGTCCCGCAGGTACGAGGGGACCGGCCTGGGGCTGTCCGTCTGCAAACGGGTTCTGGACATGCTGGGGGGCACGATCCAGGTGAAGAGCATATTCGGGGAAGGCAGTACCTTTACCTTTACCGTGCCATTACATCCGGAGGATGAACATGACGAAAAAGAAGATCCTGATCATTGA
- a CDS encoding acyl-CoA dehydrogenase family protein gives MKSLLFTEEHNQFRAQLRKFFAQHVTPCAMEWDEKREIPRSIWKKMGDLGFLGFCYDPAYGGAGADEIFRVVMGEELARSGSSGLTIAVAGHNDMATKYIDLMGSDEQKHRWLTPCITGDAVCAIAITEPGAGSDVAAITTKAEKKGGSYIINGQKTFITNGYYGDLLVTAVRTDPAAEPAFKGVSLIVIERGTPGVTASKLEKIGCHASDTAEIFFEDVEVPAENLLGGEGQGFVAIMKNFQLERLSIGVLSVAVAQHIFDKTIEYARERIAFKKPISKFQVIRHQLVDMALEIEMNRSFLYQCAYHYAKGEDITKDISMLKIGSAEMVNRIAYRATQIYGGYGFMAEYDVARLYADLRPVTIAGGTTEIMKELVSRYLGI, from the coding sequence ATGAAATCACTGCTGTTTACGGAAGAGCACAACCAGTTCAGGGCGCAGCTCAGGAAGTTTTTCGCCCAGCACGTGACCCCTTGCGCCATGGAATGGGATGAAAAACGCGAGATCCCCCGTTCGATCTGGAAGAAGATGGGAGACCTGGGGTTCCTGGGTTTCTGTTACGACCCGGCCTATGGGGGCGCCGGCGCCGATGAGATATTTCGTGTCGTCATGGGAGAGGAACTGGCCCGTTCCGGCTCGAGCGGTCTCACCATCGCCGTTGCGGGCCATAACGACATGGCGACGAAATACATCGACCTGATGGGAAGCGACGAGCAGAAGCACCGGTGGCTCACCCCCTGCATCACGGGCGACGCCGTATGCGCCATTGCCATCACCGAACCGGGCGCCGGATCGGACGTCGCCGCCATCACCACGAAGGCCGAAAAAAAGGGCGGCTCATACATCATCAACGGCCAGAAGACCTTCATTACCAACGGGTATTACGGCGACCTTCTGGTGACGGCGGTCAGGACCGACCCCGCTGCCGAGCCGGCCTTCAAGGGAGTGTCTCTCATCGTCATCGAAAGGGGAACCCCCGGCGTCACCGCGAGCAAGCTCGAAAAGATCGGGTGCCATGCCTCGGACACGGCGGAAATATTCTTTGAGGACGTGGAGGTCCCCGCCGAAAATCTGCTCGGTGGTGAAGGCCAGGGGTTCGTGGCTATCATGAAGAACTTCCAGCTTGAGCGATTGTCAATCGGCGTCCTTTCGGTTGCCGTCGCGCAGCATATCTTCGATAAAACGATCGAGTATGCGCGGGAGCGTATCGCCTTCAAGAAACCCATTTCAAAATTTCAGGTGATCAGGCATCAACTCGTCGACATGGCGCTGGAAATAGAGATGAACCGTTCCTTTCTGTACCAGTGCGCGTACCACTACGCGAAAGGCGAGGACATAACGAAGGATATCTCCATGCTGAAGATCGGTTCCGCCGAGATGGTGAACCGCATCGCGTACCGGGCCACACAGATCTACGGCGGATACGGGTTCATGGCGGAATACGACGTCGCACGGTTGTACGCGGACCTGCGTCCCGTCACCATCGCGGGGGGAACGACGGAGATCATGAAGGAGCTGGTATCCCGTTACCTCGGAATATGA